The following proteins come from a genomic window of Eleginops maclovinus isolate JMC-PN-2008 ecotype Puerto Natales chromosome 8, JC_Emac_rtc_rv5, whole genome shotgun sequence:
- the coq4 gene encoding ubiquinone biosynthesis protein COQ4 homolog, mitochondrial, producing MSAVGIETVDCVVLIVNCTTPPPHPGCTGDESDCKAGDARALASTMWLSFSRHVQRLNHSPYVLLSKVCVHQVHSSSTEFTDSCYDGLYPGHIHTTPIQKALLAVGSGVAALQNPYRHDMVAVLGETTGHLALINLRDKMRNDPEGNTILTERPRIRLSTLNLSEMACLPDRSFGREYCRFLEDNHVTPDSRADVKYVDNEELAYVMQRYREVHDLLHTLLGMPTNMLGEVAVKWFEAAQTGLPMCMLGAVLGPLRLNPSRLQQLFTSLGPWALHNGRRARCVLSIFYERRWEQNIEDLRQELNIEPPPVILSATKKRNT from the exons ATGTCAGCTGTGGGGATCGAAACGGTGGACTGTGTAGTGTTAATAGTAAACTGCACGACTCCGCCCCCTCATCCGGGCTGTACCGGAGACGAAAGCGATTGCAAAGCTGGTGACGCACGCGCATTAGCGTCAACAATGTGGCTGTCCTTCAGTAGACATGTTCAGCGGTTGAATCATTCACCATACGTTTTGCTCTCGAAAG TGTGTGTCCACCAGGTGCACAGCAGTAGCACTGAGTTTACGGACAGTTGCTATGATGGGCTGTATCCTGGACATATACACACCACTCCCATCCAGAAAGCCCTGTTGGCTGTGGGGTCAGGAGTGGCTGCTCTACAAAACCCCTACAGACATG ACATGGTTGCAGTGCTGGGGGAGACGACCGGACACCTAGCGTTGATAAATCTCAGGGACAAGATGAGAAATGACCCTGAAGGCAACACTATCCTAAC TGAAAGGCCCAGAATCCGTCTGTCTACGCTTAATCTGAGCGAAATGGCCTGTCTGCCTGACAGATCTTTTGGGAGGGAATACTGTCGTTTTCTGGAGGACAAT CATGTGACTCCAGACTCAAGGGCAGACGTGAAGTATGTGGACAATGAGGAGCTAGCTTACGTTATGCAGAGATACAGAGAGGTCCATGATTTACTGCACACCTTACTTGGCATGCCCACCAATATGTTGG GTGAAGTGGCAGTGAAATGGTTTGAAGCTGCTCAGACTGGCCTTCCCATGTGTATGCTTGGAGCTGTGTTGGGGCCACTTCGACTGAATCCAAG CCGTCTACAGCAGCTGTTCACATCATTGGGCCCTTGGGCTCTTCACAATGGTCGTCGGGCCCGCTGCGTCCTCAGTATCTTCTATGAGAGACGGTGGGAGCAGAACATCGAAGACCTCCGACAAGAGCTCAACATAGAGCCACCTCCTGTCATACTCAGTGCTACCAAGAAGCGAAACACATaa
- the traf2b gene encoding TNF receptor-associated factor 2: MAYISMDCPSSLPGIPQSVLSVPMENKYKCQQCHQVLRKPVQAQCGHRFCVHCFKQLTSSGPKPCEACREEEIYEEPFSILNSNEAFPDNAAGREIASLPARCLNEGCDWTGSIKEYEAQHEGRCELERIKCEACSNTILRSEKDRHNERECEERTLNCKYCKISFNFKEIKAHDEICPKFPLQCKDCGKKKIPREKFSDHSKSCAKSKSACPFSDVGCKHVIENGKQSDHEHSSTMEHLRLLLPMVLSLAGPLADASGPGEWQEDSGLGLYRAPEEGVSMGSGAAASMQSVDLEKKVKALENIVCVLNREVERSSVTLEAFAHQHRLDQDKIENLSSKVRQLERTIDMRDLKLSETEQLVRELQFCTYDGIFVWKISDFSRRRQDAVASRTPAMFSPAFYSSKYGYKMCLRLYLNGDGTGRGTHLSLFFVVMRGKCDALLKWPFSQKVTLMLLDQNNREHIIDAFRPDVTSTSFQRPISEMNIASGCPLFCPLARLAGKSPYLRDDTIFIKAIVDLTGL; encoded by the exons ATGGCCTACATCTCGATGGACTGCCCCAGCTCTTTACCAGGGATTCCTCAAAGTGTGCTGTCAGTGCCCATGGAGAATAAGTACAAATGTCAGCAGTGTCACCAGGTCCTGAGGAAGCCTGTCCAAGCACAGTGCGGACACCGCTTCTGTGTACACTGCTTCAAGCAGCTCACCAG TTCTGGCCCAAAGCCTTGTGAAGCCTGCCGCGAAGAGGAGATATACGAAGAACCTTTTTCGATTCTAAATAGTAATGAG GCATTTCCAGACAATGCTGCAGGCCGAGAAATAGCAAGCCTGCCTGCCAGGTGTCTGAACGAGGGCTGTGATTGGACAGGCTCAATAAAAGAGTATGAG GCTCAGCATGAAGGCCGTTGTGAACTTGAGCGGATAAAGTGCGAGGCCTGCAGTAACACGATCCTTCGCTCGGAGAAGGACAGACACAATGAGAGAGAATGTGAAGAAAGGACGCTCAACTGCAAATACTGCAAAATATCCTTCAACTTTAAAGAGATCAAG GCCCATGATGAGATCTGTCCAAAGTTCCCCTTACAATGCAAAGACTGTGGCAAGAAGAAGATACCAAGAGAAAAG TTCAGTGACCACAGCAAATCTTGTGCTAAGTCAAAGAGTGCCTGTCCCTTCAGTGATGTGGGCTGTAAACATGTG ATAGAGAACGGGAAGCAGAGCGACCATGAGCACAGCAGCACCATGGAGCACTTGCGTCTGCTGCTGCCCATGGTGCTGTCCTTGGCTGGGCCGCTCGCCGATGCTTCTGGTCCCGGAGAGTGGCAGGAGGACTCTGGTCTGGGCCTGTACAGGGCCCCTGAGGAGGGGGTCAGTATGGGGTCTGGAGCTGCAGCCTCCATGCAGTCTGTGGACCTAGAAAAAAAG GTAAAAGCGTTggaaaacattgtgtgtgtccTGAACCGAGAGGTGGAGCGCAGTTCAGTTACGTTGGAGGCTTTCGCGCATCAGCATCGATTAGACCAGGACAAAATAGAAAATCTCTCCAGTAAAGTGCGTCAGCTAGAACGGACAATCGACATGAGGGACTTGAAGCTGTCTGAAACTGAGCAACTGGTGCGTGAACTCCAGTTCTGCACCTACGACGGGATCTTTGTGTGGAAAATCTCCGACTTCTCACGCCGCAGACAGGATGCGGTGGCCAGTCGAACACCTGCAATGTTCTCTCCAG CATTTTATTCCAGCAAATACGGCTACAAAATGTGTCTGAGGCTATATTTGAATGGCGATGGGACGGGTCGAGGAACTCACCTTTCGCTGTTCTTTGTCGTCATGAGGGGAAAGTGCGACGCTCTGCTCAAATGGCCATTCAGTCAGAAG GTGACGCTGATGCTCTTGGATCAGAACAACAGGGAGCACATCATCGATGCCTTCCGCCCAGATGTCACCTCCACCTCTTTTCAGCGGCCGATCAGCGAGATGAACATCGCCAGCGGCTGCCCGCTCTTCTGTCCGCTCGCCAGACTCGCTGGCAAGAGCCCATATCTGAGGGATGATACCATTTTTATCAAAGCCATTGTAGACCTCACAGGCTTGTAG